From the Candida dubliniensis CD36 chromosome 2, complete sequence genome, the window GGTGACACTTTCTATCTCGATCTGATTTTCCTCCAATATGCGACCTGTTCTGATTGACGCCTTTTTGCCTTTCTCCGTCACTTGGTGCACtctctttttcaattcaaccaGTGTCTCAAAGATTGTCCTGGTATAAATTGtgaaaatttgttgaagCACATTTCTCACTTCAAATTGTAATAGCTCATTGGTGGAATCATATATTATATGTTTGAATCTTTTTAAAAATGACTGAACTATTGCTAAAGTGTTTCCCAGTTTAATTTTGTAAGTTAATAAATCCTTTAGCACAACAATTATAATTGGTTCTGAAGCTGATTTTGCATACTTTACCAATATTTCATCAGGAATAATGTCTTTACTGcacattttcaaattggtgAATATTCCGATTATATAAAACTCCATAATCAACTTCAAAAGATTTCTTTGTCTTAAAATACGGGATGTATCCTCTTTTTCGTCAGTCACTTCGTTGGGACCTGGGTTGGAAATTGCTACTAACATATTTACCAAAAGCATTGGCGAAAATTGGGAAGTAAATCTTTGGTGCAAAGCCGAAACAACTTCCATGGCGGCTAAAATATCATCACTCTTGGAGACTTTTGACAACGCTTCAGTCAAGGAAGTTAACACTTCGCTCAAGTATTTCTCGATAGATAATGTTTGAATATCTTTTAGTATTGACAGTGATGATTCATTGCTGATTgattttactttttttatAAAGGTAgaattcttcttcaatgaGGAATCTAGTTTGGCAGCAGTTTCGTATGTAAACTCTCCTGCCCAAGATTTTACATTCAAAATATGTAGctcttttcttctcttatccaattcaattgtCATAAGCTCTGTGGATATAGTAAGGTACTGTCAATGAtgaataattcttttttaatctttatatggttttttttttttttcttacattttttttattttgtcaCAAGATTTGCAGAGACAATTCTCATTCTTCCTTCCTCAATACTGTTCTCTTCTATAAATCACCGGTTTTAATTGTAGAGGATGATGATAAGTAACAAAGAATCTTACTCAATTGATGACTATAAACGTTATTTATATACACGGGGGAGGAAAACATGAGAAAATATCTACATATATCATTAACATATCCATACGGTTATGTTAACTTGATTAATTAGGGCATCGGTGCTAATCCTCTTTCTTTATAGAAAACTCTACCTTTGTCCAACCCATATTTCTCTCTTATTTCATTGACACTTCTATCAAAATGTTGTCTCCAAACATGAGCGCcaattggtaataaattGTTCGATTCAACAAAAGATCTTATGTCAAAATTCTCTCTTgcaatttcaattggttGTAATTGATCCTTCTGTCTAAACACCCAAAGACAGGCTCTTTGAGTAGGGGCATTCTTTTCAGGGGTCAATGGTAAGTAATCCTTTAAAGTTATTTTGTCCCCTTCATTCAAAAGTTTTGACACATCGATTGTGTTATCGACATTATTCAACAGAACATTGGTTAAGGCATAATGtaaagttgttgaaaacGAATTTTTCTCTAAATCTGGAGTATCTGGATTAACTAACAAAACAGTGTATAACCTTTCATCAGCTTCAACTTTATCAAACTCTTGCACTTGAACCACTGGAGGTTTTTCAACAGCAAATGTTGGCAAAATAGACCCAGGAGTAATCCAATCtttaaattcttcttcaacatTGTGAGTGAACTTCACTTTAACATCTGCTTGAGGTACCAATGTTGGCAAGGTGTCTGGAATAACATGCAACTGTTCCAATCTTTGCATGGTAAGTAACAAATCATGTTCCTTCCATTTTTCCTTCAACAACTTTCTGTATATTGGCTGTGATTTGTCAATAATATCTGACGAATAGTATTCAATATTGTATAATACTTCAGGATTTCTCAACTCAGTCTCGATCTGTAATTCCTTGATTTCTCTCTTGATAGAATTAGCTTTAGTACTGGATTTATCTGTCATTTTTGTATATTCTTCTTGCAATTTTTCGAGTCTGCCGTATTTCTTACTTGCATCATCTTCTAGAATCTTATAAGCTTCAGAAAACGTTTCATCAATAGCAATAGGAGAATGGTAAATCCCTCTGATATTTGGATTCGTTATTGATGCTGGTCCTTGTTCATCGATTCCTTCAAATAATCCCTTTCTAATGTTCTCATTTTGAATCCTTAAAGATGGCGATCTTTTGGAGAAATCTGACCAAATTCCCTTTGTTGAAGTGCTTTGGTTTCTTTGAAATTGACGAAATATAGTTCTTCTCAACATTGTGTAGGTCATTAAATCTGATCTCTTCTAGTATGATATTTGGATTTTGagtttgaaaattttttttttgttggtcTGTTTGGCACTATCACCAAGAGTgcagattttttttttcttgtccTTTGCACcaataacaaatttctTACTTTACTCAAATTTTAGATATAAATAACATTGAACTATAAGAGCCTACATAAGCATTATAATTAAAGTTATGACCAGCACAGCTTTAACCATCGTTAACCAAATTACGTTAGAACAAGAAAACCTACTACTTCTACCATTCGGACATATTGATTACTGTCTTTTATGGACTACTGGATCCAAAGGAAGTTCTTTGGTATCCATAAAATTGTCATGAGcattcaaattcattctTGGAAACAAACCAGGAACAGGTGGGTTGGAGTTCGCATTGGCACTATCGTGCagttgaaaaatatcaTCCTGATTCCAGCGTTTAACTCTATTGCTGTTTTCATTATAACTGTCACCAAATATTGCTtcctcttcatcatcatcttcatcatcatcgtcgtcATCCTCTTCAAACTCAAGTAAATCCATTTCCGGAGATGATGAAAGCAAGTCGTTGGTAAATATCGGCGACATCAAAGGTGGTGAAGTTGAAGGTGTTCGGGAGATCTGATCAGGGGCTAGAATATTGCCAGCAGTCCtcaacttcttcttattGGCACGAACTGTGTCATTCTTTTCGCTGAAGTCTTTGTTTAAATTcgaaaattgaaattgatctggaaactgttgttgtagttgtgCTTGTGCTTGTGGTAGTTGTTCGAGGGGATGGTAGTATTGCTTTGAATCAAAATGGGGCCTTGTTGAATTCTTGGTATTTGAAGGTGATGCTGACACCTCTCGTGAAGAGTCTATGCTTGGAACTTCCAACTGTATAATACTATCATTAAAGTCCTTTGACTGAAACAGGTTAAGAAATGAATGCACCGACTGGAAATTTGTGTGCTCTTTGAATGATTCGTGGTTGTACGACATGTCGATAATTGCCTAATATATAGAATAGTTGTGCTCTAATTGTAATAAGGATAGATGTGTTCTCTGAAAAATCCTTATTATTCCTATCTTTGTTGTATAGAAGTACTGTTATGGTTTGTGgtctttcaaaaaaaattttttggaagtagaaaaaaaaaaaaaaaggaaataaAAATCCTCAATATAGTATActaaataataacaactaAGGAGTAAACTTAATCCTTAACTagtatttattttaaaaaaattttgaaatggGTCGCTCTATGAATATGGGTGTCACTGTCGATGGCAATGTATAAGTTGGAAGCTTTGAGAGGGGGCATTTGAGTGACTAATAAGTCTTCTTTAggagaacaaaaaaaaaggatttTGGTATCATTTACTCGATCTATTTACGAATTCTTCGTTTCTTGAACCCACACTTAGTGAAGCTAGCTATTCTATTATTAACAGTCACACACCTTATCTTTAACAATTCCTTATACTTCATTTCGTCTCTTGATATAAATCAGTATATTCAACCATAAAGGAAACCAGCTTTATATTAAAGGACTACAAAATCTGTTAAGGATTACACCTATAAAGAGGGTTATTATCACAAATGAAACCAAACTTAAAAATACTGTCTCAGAGATTATGCTACCTGTTCTTTGTATTGATCACATAatcacacacacacacacacacatacaaaAAGAAGCAAATACACTACAAAGGATGTTTCGTTCTAGTGTGGTAATTTCAATTGCCTGATGGGGTGTTATTTTCTTTCCCATTATCGTCGCTTTTGCTGGGggttttattattattgaattcaattatttgcCGTTGCAACTCACATATATAATTGGCCATCGATCGATTCCGTGCTTCTAAACTCTCAATCTTCAGTTTTAACTGATCGACCTCTTTGGCTTTACTCTCCAATTCTTTAAACTGATTTGCTTTGCGAATGCGGAAAGCTCGTTGGGCATTACGGTTCTGTTCAGCTCGTTTTGTCGTGGAAACTATTCGGTGGCTATGTGCTTTGGGTAATTCTGGATCGACTTTCACATCCATGGATCCAGTTGATGGATTTATTTGTGCTTGTGATGCAATTGCATGTGCCGATAAATCTTGCACCCTACTATAACTTGGGCCCATAAGTTCTTTTCCTGTTGGACGTGAATTGGTAGAATTTGACTGTGTTATTGCACTAGCAAATTGAGGTGTCTCATGACCGTTAGCACTTTCTGCCTTATTATTTTTCGTCCATGGTGTAAATATATTCATACTTTAAATTGACTCCAGATTTGATAGAAGAAAGCTCTGTGTTGTTATTTATGCCTATTTAAAAAGGTGTTGCTTCCGATTTAACTGATGGTAAACTGTTGAATCTCAAATGTTGTGATTTATCTAAAATAAAATGCAATAAAAACtggaattgaaataattagATGTCGATGAATATACACCTGGAGCGTTGATGCAAATAATGAActcaaataattgatagGATGTGTCTATTCTTTTGGTAAGAAGCAAGAATCTTGATTTGTAATTTCTTTGTCAGCAAGTTTGCGTGAAggagaataataaaatggacaaaaaaagatttgctccttttcttcttcacaCTAAAGAGAGGAGTTTGCTTTTCAGTTTTGTGTATCTTGTCCAGTTTTTCCTACTTTATAAAAATGGGGTGTAAAAGATTGATATCCCACAActtgtttgttttaatttttttgaagacACAACTAGAATCTTGGTgcaatttcaaaaactaTAATTACACTATAGTGGTTTGTTTGGGAGAAGAGGAAACACTAATATAGAGcagtatatatatattttatattgtaataatattggAGTCGTGTTTGCACGAATGACAAAGATAAAAGTCAGACCTTCTCCAATCGAGTGTGAAATCTTTTTCCcctgaagaaaaaaaaaaaaaaagggaaaaaCCGAACGAAAACAAAATACACTTTAAACTTTGATAGTCCTCACCGGATATCAGCATCTAATACTTCTCTGATGAGACTACTGTCATGCAATTGAATTATGAAATTCCCCaaattaagaaaaagaacTGTGTATTGGGCTGTTTTGACGGTTTCCATACTTTTCATAATACATCTTGTTTTCCAATATAAGGAGCACAACAGCTACGAAACATATCCAATTGTATTGATTCCGAAAACTTTTTCGTCTTCAATTCTGGACGCTTTCGAAACTCAAAATAATGAAGCATTCCCAATAAAGCTACTAAAGAATTGCCAAATCATACACTCCTATCATGCTGGACATGAAGAGAATATAAAACTGATGGCACAAGAACCCCAATCCAACTTTCACAAGTTCAATTTCACAGTGTTCAACTCAGCGAAGCCAATTGGACTAGATCTCAAACAATGTCAACTACTACGGTCATCATCCCAAATAGAAGTCAATGACGCTGTTCGCATGGATGCATCATTACACGATATATTAAGCAAACTATTGCAAGATATACAACATGGCAAGTTGGAATATTTCCGAGAAATAGCACCATTCTTCCTCCCAGAATTACAGCTACAGTTAAATCTAAATATTGTTGACCGATTTTGGTATCGGTTTTCAGGGAGTTCCATATGGTTAGAGCAATATGATATGTATTTCATGATTTCTCGAATTGCCTATTCACCACATGGAGTTAAGAACCAGCCAGTTGTTTCCTTGACGTATGGTCAATTGTTTGACCGAAATTGGAacgaaatcaaaaatatcaatttgttggttCCCAGTAATGAATTTACAAAAGACGATGGGCAGGGTTCTTTTAGGATCATATCGTTCCCTTACTTCTTACCGATCCCATTCTGGCACGATATCGATAGCACAGATGGAAACTACTTTGGACCAGAGGACCCACGATTAATACTAGTGAAAAATAAACAGGGTTATGAAGAGCCATTACTCATATTCAACTCATACCATAGGAAGTTTGTGCATtatgacgatgatgaagattCTATCATGGGGCAAACTGTTAAATTCCAGAGGTCGATGTTTATGTGCTGGCCGTGGCAATACCAAACGGGTAAACTGAATGTTGAAGGAACAAGCAACCCTGAATACGACAATAAAGTATATAACAGAGTGGTCGAGTTAAAGGTGAAGCTTTTGGCCGACATGAAGACTCAAAAGAATTGGACTCCATTTATTAGTAACGATGGTATAAATAACTTTGATTCctacattttttttgtgtatCGGTGGGCAAATTTGGATGTTTTGAAATGCAATCTACTTGGTGATGCTGCAGGTAATTGTGTTTTCGATTATAGAGTAGATGAAACATTAGTGCCACAGAACAAAGTTGGTCCATTGAGAGGAGGTACGCAATTAGTTAATCTTCGCCAAATAATTCCTCCATCAGTCTATCACCGCTTGTTACCTCCTCATCGAGAACTATTTGTTGGATTTGCTCGCACACATTTGGATGAGTGTGGTTGTGGCAAGGTCATGTATCGTCCAAATTTGGCGATTCTTGTCAAGGACAAAACTGACAGAACCTACTACAAGGTCAGCCACATATCGCTGTCGTTGTCATTTGATGTGCCAATAATTGGATGGAACGTGTACAAACCTGATGACTTGTGTTTTGATTCCAATGTTTTGATACCTTACAGTGTATCAAACTGGAATATCACATCTTTGGAATTGGATAGAGAAGGCGGTAAGTGGGTCTCCGATGACCAATTGACGGTGACGTTGTCGATAAGTGACTCAACTGTCCATAGACTTGATATCAGGGGTTtgtttcaatcaattcttgatttgACTGATCATAACTTATTTATGCCAATTCATGCGGATGACATTGGAAATGATAAATGGAAGAATAGTTTACAAATTCCAGGCAGTGATTCCCATATCCAGGATATGATGCAGTTTGGTTTCAATAACGATAATATAGTATGTGCGTTACATGCATCTGTTGAATTCTGTTTTGAGTATGGGGTTAAGTTTGGCATCCCCAAACAAGAGGATTTCTACGAGGTTGAACAGCAAGAGTTCAACGAAGAGCTAATTGATCCCAAGAAACACCAGTATTTTAAGATCTTGAGTAAGTATCTATATGATCAAGCCGTAGCCAATAGTTAGTTGCACAATATTTCTtagagcaaaaaaaaaaaaaaaaaatgaatcaaaagAGCTATTGGAAAGTATATCGTATTGTAGAGCATGGTTTGCAATCGATGGATGGATATGAATGAACAGGATATAATGTTTGTCTTTCTCTTAGAGCTGAGTGATACGTTTTTGGTGACAACAATCGCAGATTAATGGCAAATCACCACAATTCGAATCGAATCCTtgtaatattatttttttttttcatgcTGTTAGCCCCTTTGACACTCGTGTAGGTACTTGATCAATAAATGTAATTTTTAAAGTTGGACATATTTTTCAGTTGCTAAGCTAGTTAGTGTCCAACTTTATAGAGATACAAGACTGGATGTTGTTTAAACAACTGGTAGCTATTCCTCGGTGATGTGATACAAATGCACTTGTCTGAGATTGTTATAATGACAGGATTACCCCTGCATGTGACTGCCTCTACTACAGATTATTTGTTCAAAACGTAGGAATGATAAACGATCAATTACAATATGATTACACTCAACTCCAACTATAGGAGTGGAGGCAAGAAATGATTGCTTCTGTTGAAGAttaaaatttctttctGTTTAGGTTACTGACAAGGACCTCCACTTACCaacatttttttctgtATATGAGGGGGCATTGTAAAGTTTGAAGTTTGATTTTCCTTTAAAATTTGTAACCTGCATAAGACTTGAGAGTGTTTGTTTTACActtttattctttattataGTTTCGAAGAATTTCCTAGGAACTTGAGAATTTGTAGGAGAACGCTAATAAGAAGTTGGTATTTCTTAATTGAAAGTTATAATCGTAAGAATATATTGTAAAGTaagatgatgatataaaagaaaagatataaaaattatataaaaagGTATTGTAAAATAAAGGTCTATGAAAAACACATAGAATAGAATATTTGCAcacaaaataaaagtaGTGCGAATTTGACAGAAATgtaaaatcaaacaagaGTAAGGAAAACCccctttttcttgtttttgaacTAATCGGACtaaaaaagcaaaaagtACTTTTGATAGTACTTGGTTTGATAAAACTATCAGTGACAGTAGTCGAGTGTTTATTTTAGGCTAACGCATGTTGCTAGAAAACAGTTGTGTACTGCCTCTTTCACAGTATTGTAATTTCAGTTAAGTCCGTTGGAAGAAgtcatttttttggtgggGTAAACAGgtgccaaaaaaaaatataaagagCGGGGTTCAATATGATACGTTTGTAAACTGTTACACCACGAACCTCACAgcaccatcatcatctgtATTTCTTGTTATTGCATAAATTGTACAGAAGAATCTGAGGCTCATAACcagtttttgtttcaatcGGTCTAAATATATAGAGTGACAAATCATCTTGGTTTAAGGTACCTTATGTTTTTGGGGAGTTTCACATATACACCAGAAGCTCAGGTGTTGATAGATATCAAGTGCAAAAGAAATGTCTTGATGACATTTGTGGGAAACTACTTGATCTACTAACCAGATTGAACTGTCCACATTGAAGAAgtaataaatgaatttgcCACAGTCGAACTTGTGTCATAATGTGACTCTAGAGATGTATATAGTACAAAATCGTATTCAGGTAAGTAGAAAATGAAGATTATGGCAAAAGAGTATTATAATACAATTAGTTATAGGTGCCGGTGGCACTATAagagaaatcaaaaattatgAGGAGAATGATATTTCCACAATTTTTCCgttagaaaaagaaataatagaATAGAGTGATGTATAAACTATAGAAGTTAACTGATTGAAAGGGAGGCGGCTAAGAAggggaaaaagaaataatatcCGTAAATTGAATGTGATTGCATCGAAAGGACATGACGACATTGAAAACTACTTTGTAAAGTTAAGACTAAAAACTACCATACAATGCACCAAAAATGTTTATTGGCtgttgattgaaaaattcacaTGTCGTAGTTTCCtccatcaaaaaaaaaaaaaaaaactaaaaatggAGTGACAAAATATTACTCCATGCACCATGCGGAGATAGTACAGTTCACATATACACTCTCTAGAGTCGTCATAAAGACATCATAAACAGcatggaaaaaaaaaaaaaaaaaaaaagtataaatAACTCCCGTCATCCTGTTTACTCATCTTCTGGTGTTTTAGAGTCCCAGGTTTTCAaactttttccttttctatTTTCATTTACTTGACTTTCGAGAACTTGTAtttattaacaacaacatctcCATCGATATGTCTGTGATTACATTAACAAAAGAGTCGCACAAGCACCCAGAAAAGTTTAGAATTAAGCACCAGGATGAGGTGGAGATATTAGGTCCCCATCGTAAGGACCGTTTTGCCATCAATGAGGATTTACCAAccattactactacttctaAAATTGCCATTCTCGGGGCCGGTTTTGGAGGTATGGCAAGTGCAATCAAGACAATGCAAAAGTACGATGAGCAAGacattcaaatttttgaaagacACGACAACTTTGGAGGTACCTGGTACGCCAATACTTACCCAGGTTGTGCTAGTGATATTCCTGCCTTGTGGTATTCATTCTCTTTTGCTTTGACATCCAATTGGAGTAGAATTCAGCCACCACAATATGAGATGGAAGAGTACATTTTACGTGTTGCTGAACAGTTTAAATTAAGAGAGAAAACAAGATTTCAAACGGAAATTAACAAGTTTGAGTGGGATGACGTGAATGGTCAATGGACCTTGTATGCACACGATGTTAAAACAGGACAGAAAATTATTCATAAAAGTAAACTCTTACTTGCTTGTCAAGGTGGTTTGGTTCACCCTTTGCAATTGCAAGCTGAAGGATTGGAAAACTTCAAAGGGACATACATGCACTCGGCCCTTTGGGATCATTCTGTTGACTTCAGAGGGAAAAaggttattgttattggtaACGGGTGCAGTGCCAATCAAGCTGTCCCTGCTTTGCTTAATGATCCTAAATATAGTGTTGGTTCATTGACCCAACTAGTGAGATCAAAGCATTACATCATGAGACCCCTCCCTAGAATACTTTACATACTTTACCGtttattatcattcaaCTTTATTGCATTGTATATTGTCCgtttaattgttgtttttggtgCTGAATTGAGAGTACCATTGTTCAAAGGTGATGGTTTACTCTCCAAAATTGTTCGTTGGATAAACACAACTGCTTCTGTCAGCTACATGAAAGGCAATGCTCCTAAGAAATTTCATGATTTGATCATTCCTAATTACAAGATTGGCTGTAAGAGATTGATTTTTGACTACAATTATATTCCATCGTTAAATGACCCAAGAGTTGACATCAAGAATCAAGGTATTGATAGAGTTGTTGAAGATGgaattatattgaaaaatggtgAACATATTGAAGCTGATATTATTGTTGCTTGTACTGGGTACAATTTAAGCAAGagtttttttaattttgaaattattggtCGTAATGGAGCAAACATCTCTGAGGAATGGAAACAAGATGGTCCAAGTGCTTATAGAACTCTTTTGGTTAAGCAAAGTCCTAATCTCTGGACCATTGGGGGCACCAATTCGGCTACTGGACATGCATCAGTTGTTATGGCAATCGAGAATGGTGTTGATTACTTTCTCAAAACCGCTAAACCAATCATCGAAGGAAAAGCTAAATCGGTTAGAGTTACCGACAAGGCTTATGACAATTGGCTTACAACTATTCAAAGAGAGTTGAAAAAGTCTGTTTTTGGTACTCCATTTGGTGGTTGTGTTTCCTGGTATTCCGATGCTAAAGTTAATTCCACAGTTTATCCTTGGAGTCAATTCCATTATTGGTGGATTACACATTTCCCAGACTACAAAGACTTAATATATGAGCCATTGAACGAAGATAAAAAGAGAAGATGAgtttaaattgaatcataGATTTTAAAGCAAGTAGGCAACTTCATTGTgtcactttttttttcgttatGTATAGGAAAATAACAAACGAGTTGGCAGGtagttttcatttttttttttttttttgcagcaAACAAAATGTAGCTTTGtagttgatgaaaattgaagattAATTTTTAAGAAACACCTCTCTAATCATTTGCTATCTAAGTCATgccaattgaattgatcCTTTCTCCCCTCATGAGACCGGCAGTCCATgccaaatcaattttatttgcTCCTCATCGTAATGCTTCACACTATGTCccaaaaatcaaagaacTTCCCCCACCAGAAACCATTTCGCAGTATGCTGTaataagaagaattggTACTGGCAGTAAAGTGTTTGACGTTTTTGATACCCAAAGAGGTAAATTCCCTACTGGACCAAAAGATCCTAACGAAAGAACCTTTTGGTTCAAACGTTCACGTGCCGCCAAAGGTGGCTATACAATGTTTTCCCAAGATATTCTACACACGGGACCAAATGGTGAAGATGAACCTATTGCCAATGTCAGAGCTGGATTGAGAGGCAATGTTCTATTAATACGAGCTCCTCAGGCTCCTGCTGCTGAGTTGGGATGGCATATAATCAATCATCGTGTGGATGCTATTGATACATACAGAATGTTTACCCTATGTGATGGCAATACCTATCAGTGGACCTATCGAGGACAATGGCTTGAAAAGGTTTCTAATGTTGGAGAGAAGGAGTCAGAAGTTCGAGAAAGGATAGGCCGAGTCGTCCCCAATGGTGATTTTGGGTTTACCTtgtttattgatgaatcgAAAATGATTCGAGAAATGGCATTAAGTACTGCATTGTGCTCATACATTGATCAGTGGAACACTAATCTTGAAGTCGGAGGAATTTATTATGGACGCCAAAAGGGACAGGTACGTTGGAAGAGGGATTGAATAGATATGTGTATTTGTAGTAGTTCTGTACTTTAAAAAATCCAACAATCTCCTTGACTTTCCCAAATAGGACAAGTTGATGTTGAATTAAAGAGAGAACGTGTATATTATAAACAAAtgctttcttttcttttttttggtggtggtggtggtagtggtgcGTTCGTGAAGCGAGCTCCGATAACAACACagatattcaattattacacAAAACTCTACATCCAGATACTACAGCTGGAGAAAGAAGATGAGGGAGAGAGGAATACCAATTCCTAAACTACacaaaatgaataataataataacaagactgaaaaattgttgaaaaatttgttttcaatttcaacattATCTCCTCTTCAATTATATCCTCCCCACAACTAATTCAAAGTATAAAAAGATATGTAAAAGCACCCTTCTGcaagttgttttttttttttggctttcttatatttttcaactcTCCctaatcaattgtttctttcttcttttgtttttttgctCCAACTAGTCTAGTAACAAGTTTCAGTTTTATGATGCAGAGAACGATTATCAATACTTCTTTGAGACAAGTTCAAAAGAGATTCAATTCGACTTCTGTGACTGCAAGTTACTTCCCCGAAGAACCCAAAAACCCAACATTTCAGACAGAAACTATTCCTGGTCCTAAATCGATTGCTTTGAACAAAGAATTGGGTGAAGTCTATGATAA encodes:
- a CDS encoding mitochondrial 54S ribosomal protein YmL35 (Similar to S. cerevisiae MRPL35) — translated: MTYTMLRRTIFRQFQRNQSTSTKGIWSDFSKRSPSLRIQNENIRKGLFEGIDEQGPASITNPNIRGIYHSPIAIDETFSEAYKILEDDASKKYGRLEKLQEEYTKMTDKSSTKANSIKREIKELQIETELRNPEVLYNIEYYSSDIIDKSQPIYRKLLKEKWKEHDLLLTMQRLEQLHVIPDTLPTLVPQADVKVKFTHNVEEEFKDWITPGSILPTFAVEKPPVVQVQEFDKVEADERLYTVLLVNPDTPDLEKNSFSTTLHYALTNVSLNNVDNTIDVSKLLNEGDKITLKDYLPLTPEKNAPTQRACLWVFRQKDQLQPIEIARENFDIRSFVESNNLLPIGAHVWRQHFDRSVNEIREKYGLDKGRVFYKERGLAPMP
- a CDS encoding AP-1-like transcription factor, putative (Similar to S. cerevisiae YAP6) codes for the protein MNIFTPWTKNNKAESANGHETPQFASAITQSNSTNSRPTGKELMGPSYSRVQDLSAHAIASQAQINPSTGSMDVKVDPELPKAHSHRIVSTTKRAEQNRNAQRAFRIRKANQFKELESKAKEVDQLKSKIESLEARNRSMANYICELQRQIIEFNNNKTPSKSDDNGKENNTPSGN
- a CDS encoding hypothetical wry family protein, conserved; the protein is MKFPKLRKRTVYWAVLTVSILFIIHLVFQYKEHNSYETYPIVLIPKTFSSSISDAFETQNNEAFPIKLLKNCQIIHSYHAGHEENIKSMAQEPQSNFHKFNFTVFNSAKPIGLDLKQCQLLRSSSQIEVNDAVRMDASLHDILSKLLQDIQHGKLEYFREIAPFFLPELQLQLNLNIVDRFWYRFSGSSIWLEQYDMYFMISRIAYSPHGVKNQPVVSLTYGQLFDRNWNEIKNINLLVPSNEFTKDDGQGSFRIISFPYFLPIPFWHDIDSTDGNYFGPEDPRLILVKNKQGYEEPLLIFNSYHRKFVHYDDDEDSIMGQTVKFQRSMFMCWPWQYQTGKSNVEGTSNPEYDNKVYNRVVELKVKLLADMKTQKNWTPFISNDGINNFDSYIFFVYRWANLDVLKCNLLGDAAGNCVFDYRVDETLVPQNKVGPLRGGTQLVNLRQIIPPSVYHRLLPPHRELFVGFARTHLDECGCGKVMYRPNLAILVKDKTDRTYYKVSHISSSLSFDVPIIGWNVYKPDDLCFDSNVLIPYSVSNWNITSLELDREGGKWVSDDQLTVTLSISDSTVHRLDIRGLFQSILDLTDHNLFMPIHADDIGNDKWKNSLQIPGSDSHIQDMMQFGFNNDNIVCALHASVEFCFEYGVKFGIPKQEDFYEVEQQEFNEELIDPKKHQYFKILSKYLYDQAVANS
- a CDS encoding flavin-dependent monooxygenase, putative (Similar to S. cerevisiae FMO1;~1 probable transmembrane helix predicted by TMHMM2.0 at aa 269-291), coding for MSVITLTKESHKHPEKFRIKHQDEVEILGPHRKDRFAINEDLPTITTTSKIAILGAGFGGMASAIKTMQKYDEQDIQIFERHDNFGGTWYANTYPGCASDIPALWYSFSFALTSNWSRIQPPQYEMEEYILRVAEQFKLREKTRFQTEINKFEWDDVNGQWTLYAHDVKTGQKIIHKSKLLLACQGGLVHPLQLQAEGLENFKGTYMHSALWDHSVDFRGKKVIVIGNGCSANQAVPALLNDPKYSVGSLTQLVRSKHYIMRPLPRILYILYRLLSFNFIALYIVRLIVVFGAELRVPLFKGDGLLSKIVRWINTTASVSYMKGNAPKKFHDLIIPNYKIGCKRLIFDYNYIPSLNDPRVDIKNQGIDRVVEDGIILKNGEHIEADIIVACTGYNLSKSFFNFEIIGRNGANISEEWKQDGPSAYRTLLVKQSPNLWTIGGTNSATGHASVVMAIENGVDYFLKTAKPIIEGKAKSVRVTDKAYDNWLTTIQRELKKSVFGTPFGGCVSWYSDAKVNSTVYPWSQFHYWWITHFPDYKDLIYEPLNEDKKRR